The window GAGgcgtgggttcgaatcccacTCCTGACACGCCCACCTTTTGGCCCGCCCAACGCGGGCTCTCCGCACCCGGGCCTGGACGACGCCCTGTCTGTCCCGCCTTACACGccgctgcgggctgcgggctgcgggctgcgggctggcGGCGCCCTGGCACACGTGGCCCGGGACCCACGCAGCTGCAGCGCCTCGGCCCTCCCGGCCACAGGCTTGGCGCCCCcgcgccctccctcccccgccacctcccgcgcctctccctcctcctcatcccacGGCGGCCGCGGGCCTCGGCAACTCGGCAAGTCGGCGGCACGGCTCTCCGGGGGCTCCGTTTGCCCTCTTCcttcccgccgccgccccctGCAGGCCAGCCGCGGGCCGAAATGCCGGCAGCCCCGCGCGGGCCGGGCCACGCTCCCACTGAGGGGCGCGCCTCGCTCGCCTCCTCGCTCTCCCAGCCCCGCCCTacacctccccccgcccgcccgccgggagCGCGGGGTCCCCACGGCCTGTCCTTTCCGCCGGCCCCCATTCATTCCGTGGTCTCCACCCCCTCCGTCCCCGGGGCGCCCACGAGGCGTGGCCACCCGGAGGCCTCACCACGGCCACACGCCCGCCAGGCGGGCAGCCGAGCCCTCCGCGCGCCAGCCAGAGACGGGACCCCCGCCCCGTTCGCTGGGCCtggcccgggggggcggggtggggtccACCCCGCCGTGGTGGCTCCGGGGAGCCCTGAGCGCAAGGCAGCCCTgcctccccgggccccctccGCGCCGGAAGCcgctgcggggccggggctccAGGACGCCAGCGCGCTCCCTCACCGCGCCGCCCGCCAGCCAGCCAGCCGGCGGCCGCTCCGCCCAAGCGCACCTGCCGGCCTCACCCCCACCGCAGCCCAGCCGGCCCCGACGGAGAGCTGCGGGCAGAGCTCACACGCCTTTCTTTGGCCTCTTGGCTTGGGCGCTACTCGGCGGCCCCCATCTCCGACGACGACACCGACGCCgacacgcacacacgcgcacccacacccccccccccaccccgcggcaCCCCGGGAGCGCACACAATCCGAGCTCCGGGCCCCAGCCGGCCCCCGCCGGCGCGCACTGCACGGGCCGGAGAGCCATCCGCCCATGGGCCTTCGGGGGGGCGccgggagggaagggaaggtccGCGCTGAGCTGCGCCGGCCACAGACGCCCCGCGCTGCCTGGGAATCGGGCGCGGGTCAGGCTTGGCCAGGCTGCTCCTCCCGGCAGGACAGTGTCTggcggcggccccgccccaggGAGAGGGCGCAGGGTGAGCCGAGTCCGCCTCGGGGCCTCGCTGGGACCGTGGGCGCCGCGCGCcggcccgagcccgagcccgagcccgagcccgagccctcGGCGCATCTGCACGGGCGCGGAGCCTGTCTTGCAGACCGcgggcccgccgcccgcccccgcgcagCGGGTGCTCACCACTGGCCGTGCCGGGACGACGACGAGCGCCGCTGGGGAAGCCGTCTGGTGGCCGCCGCCACCggtgcatgggtggttcagtggtagaaTTCTCGCCTGCCACGCGGGAGGCCCGGGTTCGATTCCCGGCCCATGCAGCGCGCCGCCCCCTTTTGGCCGCGCGCGCCCGGCTTCCTCGCGCACGCGCTCAAGCCACAGGGCCTGAGCCTGAACCAGCTGTGCTCACGCCgggggccctgccctcctgccccgccccgctTCCCCCTGCCGACTTGTCTGTTCTGGTCTCTCGCCCGTGGCCGCCAGCCCTGGCCGCCACGCTCCACCCGGCTGCCCGCCCCCTGCCGCCCGACGTGGCCCAGGTCCCTTGCCCGGCCCCACGTTGTCCTTGCCCTTTTTCTCTCCATGACCCTGACCCGGACGGCGCTTCGCTCACCCACGTCACTTCAAGCAATGCTTCCAAGcaccgcccgcgcccgcccgggcACAGCCCACCTGCATGCTTTTCACATTCCCTCCCTCAATGGCTCATTCTACCCACACTCCCCAAACCCTCCTCTCTTTGCACGTCGACCGACCACCAACCATCTTGCCACCCCTCCTCTGGAGGGGCCCTCAGCCACTCCTTGGAGCGCGCCAGGGAGCCCCGTTTCACGGCCCGACATCCTCCCGTTGGCAGCCCCGGGATGCTCTCTATGGCCACCTGGCCGCGGTCTCCTTCAAACACGGGCCACTCCCCACTGCTAAAGTCACCGCGAGCACCAGGTCCATGCAGCCTAGCCAGCACCGGCGCCAGCACACCCAGCCTCGAGGGACAGCGCCACCGCCACGGCTGTCACCAGCACGTCGGGTCCACGAACGGCGGCGCACCAGCATGGGCATCACGGCCAAGGGCACGGAGGTCACCTCCCCCCCTCGCCCGGCCTCCACGACCCCCGCAGCACTTGGTCCACCACCAACCCCCAGGACCACCATCCccacaccagcaccagcaccagcaccagcaccaggacTACCACCACCATGCCAGAAGCAGTTgtaccagcagcagcagcagcagcagcagcagcagcagcgggacGTGCCCACCGCCAGCAGGCCAGCGTAGGCATGATCGCCAACAGACTGAAGTCCTCCGCGGTCACCGCCACCACCGAGGCCACCATCAGCACACCGGCACGGGTAGCATGGCCCACGGCCCTGAAGTCCTCCAccctccctcaccaccaccccaccagcACCGAGTCGCCACCAAGCCCCAGGACCACCAGCACACCACCACCGcgatagcagcagcagcaggaccgAGGCCAGCGCACGGGCAAGGGCATCGCCGGCGGCGGCACCGAAGGCCTTCCCGGACCCCCGACCCCCATCGCTCACCGAGTCCACCGTTACACCGGGGCCCCGGGGGACGCCGTCACCAACAGCGCCAAAGTTCGCCACCACCATCACCGGCGGCGGCGGaggcagcggcggcagcagcagcaacacGAGTACCAGCGCCGctggcccctccacccccaccagcccctctTGCCCGAACGACCCCACCCCTGTCACCCGCCTCCCCGTGCCCTCCTTTCCCAGTCCTCATTTGTCGATGATCGTGCGTTGCGTCTGTCCCTTTGGCCTCCCTGAATCTCAAGCCCAGGACGACACCTGACACCTGAGACGTGGCTGGTGGTCCCCATGACGATGACGGGGAATGGTCATCTCCGGGGCGGTGGAATTCCTCACCCCGTGGGAACAGCTCCGACACccggtccctccctccctccctctctctctctctttgcctcgcCCGGCCGCCGCGCAGCTGCCTGcttgccacccccgccccctgcacctcgctcgctcgctcgctcgctcgctcgctcacCCGCTCTCGTCTGCCCGGCCACCCTGCAGCGcagcccagcgcagcccagcgcagcccagcgcagcccagcGGCCTCCCGGCACCTCTCCCGCCGCCGTCCACCGCCACCACGGGGTCTCCCAGCCCTCTGGCACCGGGACCCACTCCCCACCGCCACCCACCCCCACGTGCCACGTGCCgctccttccagcctccaggctcAAACCCTCCATCTACCACCGACCCCTTGGACCCCACACCCACGTCCTACACTCAAGGCCGGCAGTCCCGGTCTCCCACAGGCTCCTCAGGCACACGCCCAGCGTGTCCCGTCCCCTACCTCACAGCTCGCCCGCCcgcacaggtgcacaggtgcaGGAGAGGCGCCGGGCAGGGTGCCCTGCCGCACCCGAGCCCCCGCAGACACCCTGCCTCAGTGGCCAGCCCCACTCTCGGCCAGTGCCCGCCGGCGCCACACGTCCCGGGCCCTCACTCCACGCACACACCCGGtactccttctcccactgcccggCTCGGTCCGCTCCTGGCCCTCCCCTCTTTCCGGGACGCTTTGCGCCTGTGCCCTGACCCCCGTGGGAGGCGACGCGCGGGGGAGAACACCCTCGTCCCGCGCTATCCCCCACCGTCGCGGactccccgcacccccacccccacccatacagccagagggagaggcgAGGGCGCTGAGGGAACTGCCCGTGCTGACGGGAAGCACCCGGAGGCCCACGACGGGCGCTCCTCTCCACCGCCGCCCGACCGTGGCCCAATCCAGCCAGCGAGCCGCGGAAGGCTCACGCAGAGCGCGGGCCGGCCTCTGCGCCTCCGACGGAGACAGACGGTCTCTGGACACACAGCAAAGCCTTGGAGGGCCGGCGTGCAAGCGTTGGCAGGAAGGAGGCCGGGCGCTGCGGTTCACCTGCAGGAGCAGCGGCGCCAGGAGACCCGCACCCGGTCGGAGACAGGGCTGCAGGCTCTCCTGCCTAGGTGGGCGCTAAGGCGCCAAGGGGAACGCCTTCCGAGCGGCATCCAGCTGGGGCGCCGGCCTcgtggggctggggccggggccgggccgggggcgtgGGGTGGAGGAAGCTGTGTCGGGGAACacgcctgcccctctgccccaggaTTCGGGGTAGCGGTCGTGCAGTTGGACTGACCCGGGGCCTCCAAGGGCACCCCGTCTGTCCCCCGGGTGCCTccgccccctcccacctgcccggCCCGCGGGTTAGCCCCACTGGCCTCCTGCATCTATCTCCCTGCTCTCTGGCCTCCACTGCCTGGTGGTCCGGCCACCGGGACACGCCCACAACCGCTTTCCAACCACCGCctgcccgggcgggggcggcgggggccggcgcTCTGCTCCCATCCCCGCCCAAGCCCAAGACCACCACCCACGTGCGCCGCCATCGCTGGCGGTTGCCGGGCCGACGGCCGAGAGAAGGCACCGGGGGCTCCAGCAAGTGACCCCCGACTCCAGAGAGAGACAGGTGGCTCACCCTCCCCACACCCGGCCCCCTCTGCCTCGGCCCGCCGCCCCCACATGCCCCCAGCGCGGCCGCCGCCAAGTAGCACCTCACCAAGGAGCCagcggggggccgggggtgggggcgctgcGAGCCGCCACGACCTTTCTCCCGGCGGCAGGGGTGCTGCGGGAGAGTCCAAGCACCCACGGAGGCCCGAGGCGCCCGGCCTGTCGGTGGCCTCGGCTGGGGTCGGACGGCGTCCCGGACCGTCGGGCCTGGGGCGGAGCGAGACGGGGAGCCAGGCGAGCGTCCGGGGGAGGCGGCCGCGAGACGCCGAGACCTCCAGTCGGCCCACCTGCCGGCCAGCCAGCCAGCGAGGCCAAAAGGCTTGGGCCGGCCCGACGGAGCCCGCCAGGCAAGCCAGCCTTGGGCTCGACGAGGCGGGTGGCCTCGTGCGCACGCGCAGCCTCGGTCAGCTCGGGGCCAGGGAGACGCACGAGCGAGCTTGGGCTAAAAGGGGTGTGCGGCGGCGGTCTTgcgagaggaagaagaaaggcttCCCTGACCGGGAATCGAACCCGGGCCGCGGCGGTGAGAGCGCCGAATCCTAACCACTAGACCACCAGGGAGCGTCAGGCTGCGCGCCTGGCCCGTGCGCCCTGGACCCGGCGCCTCCCTCCCTACCGCCCACTCGCCTCTGCTTGGCCTCCAGGGCCCCCGCCGGGCCACGCGCagccgcccgccggccccgccgagccacctggccggaccgcccgcccgccgcgccgtcAAAACGCTGcgcgcctcctcctcctcctctctctctctctctctctctctctctctcacacacacacacacacacgcactcagCGTCgcgcccggctcccggctcccatCGGGCCTGAGCACCGGGGCCCTGGAGCCGCGCAAAACGTTGGCCAGCTGCGTTGGCCGGGAATCGAACCCGGGTCAACTGCttggaaggcagctatgctcaccactataccaccaacgcTGCAcagcccgggccgcccccggACGCCGGCCCAGGCTCCGCACCAGCGCCTCCTCGCCCTCTCGCCACCGCCTCCGCCGCCTGCCGCAGCCCTGCCCCGACGTGCCGGCCGGCCGCAGCTCTGCGCCGTCGCGGGCGCCACCAGCGGCCGCCCGGCGCCCCACCCGCGCCACCCCCACGCAGCCCTGGCTGCTCCGCAGGCACGAccgcccgccgcctccgccgcccgcCTCTGGGGGGCGCTCTCGCCGCCCTGCGGCTCCCGGGCCCTCGGCTGCCCGCCGGGGAGCCCCgccccttgccccctgcccccggcgcgcgcttcccttcccttcccttccctcccgccacccgcgccccgccccgccccgccccgccccgcccgcacaGTCGGCCCGGCCCCCACGGCCACCTCCACGGGCAGCCCGGCAGCCGGGCAGCTGTCCGTCGCGTGAGCGAGGAGCCCGTGGCGGCCAGCCTCCCGTCAGGAGGTCCCGGCTGGGCTGGGCCGAGCCCGCACGCGCCAGGGCGCCAGGGCGCCAGGGCCGAcgaggaagggcagggggtgcggggggtCGGGTCGACGGCGGGCAGGACGGGCCCCCGCGGTCGCCCCGCGCCTCTGGCCGCACGGGGCCGGGCGGAGGCacgagggaggagaaggaggacaaggaggagaaggaggagaaggagggcccTGGGGGCCGGCGTACGTTTGggcagcgcggcggcggcgcccgcgACCAAAAGAGGGCGTGTCTCGCCTCCCCGTCGGGGAATCGAACCCCGGTCTCCCGCGTGACAGGCGGGGATACTCACCACTATACTAACGaggacggcggcggcggccgcccgGGCGCCCGACCCctctccgcccgcccgcccgcccgccggcctgcctgcctgcccacgcCCACCCGGGCCCTCGACGTCCCGCGCGCCCGTCCTGCCAGGCGCCCGCCACGTGCCCCGGGCCACGGCCCACCCGGCCCGACCCCCCGGCCGCCGCGTCAGCGCGCACAGCAGTCCCCCGGCCCGACTCGGAGCGTCGCGCCCCCGgacccgccgccgcccccgcccccgcccagccgCGCGGGGATGGCGGCGGGAGAAGACGCCCGACACGGCAAGCAGGGCTGCGCGAGCGAGCCGGAGGCCCCGCGCCGGGGAtgggccgcggcgggcggcggggggcggcggggggccggACGCCGGCAGCAGGGTGCGCGCCccgggaagggggagggggcggcggcgagGACCGCGGCGAGGGCGGCGGCGCCAGCAGAGTCAGTCGGCGGGCCGTTGGCCTCGTCGACCGGGACGCGAGtcccgtccgtccgtccgtccgtccgtccgtcgcGCACCCACACGGCCGCCAGCCAGCTCCGGGGTCGGCGCCGGGTCCCAGCCAGGCGAGCGGCGGCGCGCCCAGGCCCGCCGTCAGGATGGCCGAGCGGTCTAAGGCGCTGCGTTCAGGTCGCAGTCTCCCCTGGAGGCGTGGGTTCGATCCCACTCCTGACACGCCCACCTTTTGGCCCGCCCAACGCGGGCTCTCCGCACCCGGGCCTGGACGACGCCCTGTCTGTCCCGCCTTACACGccgctgcgggctgcgggctgcgggctgcgggctgggcTGGCGGCGCCCTGGCACACGTGGCCCGGGACCCACGCAGCTGCAGCGCCTCGGCCCTCCCGGCCACAGGCTTGGCGCCCCcgcgccctccctcccccgccacctcccgcgcctctccctcctcctcatcccacGGCGGCCGCGGGCCTCGGCAACTCGGCAAGTCGGCGGCACGGCTCTCCGGGGGCTCCGTTTGCCCTCTTCcttcccgccgccgccccctGCAGGCCAGCCGCGGGCCGAAATGCCGGCAGCCCCGCGCGGGCCGGGCCACGCTCCCACTGAGGGGCGCGCCTCGCTCGCCTCCTCGCTCTCCCAGCCCCGCCCTacacctccccccgcccgcccgccgggagCGCGGGGTCCCCACGGCCTGTCCTTTCCGCCGGCCCCCATTCATTCCGTGGTCTCCACCCCCTCCGTCCCCGGGGCGCCCACGAGGCGTGGCCACCCGGAGGCCTCACCACGGCCACACGCCCGCCAGGCGGGCAGCCGAGCCCTCCGCGCGCCAGCCAGAGACGGGACCCCCGCCCCGTTCGCTGGGCCtggcccgggggggcggggtggggtccACCCCGCCGTGGTGGCTCCGGGGAGCCCTGAGCGCAAGGCAGCCCTgcctccccgggccccctccGCGCCGGAAGCcgctgcggggccggggctccAGGACGCCAGCGCGCTCCCTCACCGCGCCGCCCGCCAGCCAGCCAGCCGGCGGCCGCTCCGCCCAAGCGCACCTGCCGGCCTCACCCCCACCGCAGCCCAGCCGGCCCCGACGGAGAGCTGCGGGCAGAGCTCACACGCCTTTCTTTGGCCTCTTGGCTTGGGCGCTACTCGGCGGCCCCCATCTCCGACGACGACACCGACGCCgacacgcacacacgcgcacccacaccccccccccccaccccgcggcaCCCCGGGAGCGCACACAATCCGAGCTCCGGGCCCCAGCCGGCCCCCGCCGGCGCGCACTGCACGGGCCGGAGAGCCATCCGCCCATGGGCCTTCGGGGGGGCGccgggagggaagggaaggtccGCGCTGAGCTGCGCCGGCCACAGACGCCCCGCGCTGCCTGGGAATCGGGCGCGGGTCAG of the Canis lupus familiaris isolate Mischka breed German Shepherd unplaced genomic scaffold, alternate assembly UU_Cfam_GSD_1.0 chrUn_S896H1060, whole genome shotgun sequence genome contains:
- the LOC119879450 gene encoding basic proline-rich protein-like is translated as MLTTIPPTLHSPGRPRTPAQAPHQRLLALSPPPPPPAAALPRRAGRPQLCAVAGATSGRPAPHPRHPHAALAAPQARPPAASAARLWGALSPPCGSRALGCPPGSPAPCPLPPSARPPRPPPRAARQPGSCPSRERGARGGQPPVRRSRLGWAEPARARAPGRQGRRGRAGGAGGRVDGGQDGPPRSPRASGRTGPGGGTREEKEDKEEKEEKEGPGGRRTFGQRGGGARDQKRACLASPSGNRTPVSRVTGGDTHHYTNEDGGGGRPGARPLSARPPARRPACLPTPTRALDVPRARPARRPPRAPGHGPPGPTPRPPRQRAQQSPGPTRSVAPPDPPPPPPPPSRAGMAAGEDARHGKQGCASEPEAPRRGWAAAGGGGRRGAGRRQQGARPGKGEGAAARTAARAAAPAESVGGPLASSTGTRVPSVRPSVRPSRTHTAASQLRGRRRVPARRAAARPGPPSGWPSGLRRCVQVAVSPGGVGSIPLLTRPPFGPPNAGSPHPGLDDALSVPPYTPLRAAGCGLRAGLAAPWHTWPGTHAAAAPRPSRPQASRGPKCRQPRAGRATLPLRGAPRSPPRSPSPALHLPPPARRERGVPTACPFRRPPFIPWSPPPPSPGRPRGVATRRPHHGHTPARRAAEPSARQPETGPPPRSLGLARGGGVGSTPPWWLRGALSARQPCLPGPPPRRKPLRGRGSRTPARSLTAPPASQPAGGRSAQAHLPASPPPQPSRPRRRAAGRAHTPFFGLLAWALLGGPHLRRRHRRRHAHTRTHTPPPHPAAPRERTQSELRAPAGPRRRALHGPESHPPMGLRGGAGREGKVRAELRRPQTPRAAWESGAGQAWPGCSSRQDSVWRRPRPRERAQGEPSPPRGLAGTVGAARRPEPEPEPEPEPSAHLHGRGACLADRGPAARPRAAGAHHWPCRDDDERRWGSRLVAAATALAATLHPAARPLPPDVAQPRDALYGHLAAVSFKHGPLPTAKVTASTRSMQPSQHRRQHTQPRGTAPPPRLSPARRVHERRRTSMGITAKGTEVTSPPRPASTTPAALGPPPTPRTTIPTPAPAPAPAPGLPPPCQKQLYQQQQQQQQQQQRDVPTASRPA